In Cicer arietinum cultivar CDC Frontier isolate Library 1 chromosome 7, Cicar.CDCFrontier_v2.0, whole genome shotgun sequence, a single window of DNA contains:
- the LOC101507449 gene encoding uncharacterized protein codes for MASPNNVELEAAKFLHKLIQDSKDEPAKLATKLYVILQHMKSSGKEHSMPYQVISRAMETVINQHGLDIEALKSSRLPLTGGPQIGSSSQAVGGAQDSRAGLAENEAPKMEPFASGRPPIAPTGGAPDYYQGTVAQRSNQSFDQESPSSLDSRSANSQSQDRRDTANRDKQVNQKDGKKAITKRKRGDSTSPVEMHVDSSSLVEPRNTGVNTRKGKMTKAEPSDGNPVKSGEMTNFNMASNNSQLENISTLSGNMKTMLRANQEGHHLLGKQTDLTKIGNPMARAPNSKYPEDMEVSSAHIAPGKLQGAYTRAHGGMAVPSNVSAMNEPVFSSSMQYGGPLDRDGGNSTTLADGHKISQIGRQNSGSEMTMLRQSIPPRDTGKSPIPAAASSTMPFKEQQLKQLRAQCLVFLAFRNGLAPKKLHLEVAFGTTFSNQDGSNKDQNDPKGKSQSLHEPGNTPGVIMPFGSSSNVRQTDKNPPGSSSAGNFLEAESLVMGTKSPRMLEDKGNLHSDIQTSSEDRKHLAAKRDVERRIQDRVVAQSSSATPYQQKDSSSTRGIVGNSHLDDVDNGNLQAGRANQPSVVGPNNWTGFTGPSEASKGSPQVSTIQHELPIERRENIPSQFHNSIKHLNSYSLQEHWKPVPGINSNPHGVTMMKDGNLLGKNVSAEQGGNERLVSADLSPSQKYTMLERCIMDQQKKRLLVEQKWVQKQQKANERMTTCFHKLKENVSSSEDISAKTKSVIELKKLQLLELQRRLRSDFLNDFFKPITTEVEHLKSIKKHRHGRRVKQLERYEQKMKEERQKRIRERQKEFFSEIEVHKEKLDDVFKIKRERSKGFNRYVKEFHKRKERIHREKIDRIQREKINLLKINDVEGYLRMVQDAKSDRVKQLLKATEKYLQKLGSKLQEAKAAAGRFGHDVDETGSTSFLENSETTLVDEDESDQAKHYMESNEKYYKMAHSIKESIAEQPSSLQGGKLREYQMNGLRWLVSLYNNHLNGILADEMGLGKTVQVISLICYLMETKNDRGPFLVVVPSSVLPGWESEINFWAPSVNKIVYAGPPEERRRLFKERIVHQKFNVLLTTYEYLMNKHDRPKLSKVHWHYIIIDEGHRIKNASCKLNADLKHYQSFHRLLLTGTPLQNNLEELWALLNFLLPNIFNSSEDFSQWFNKPFESAGDNSPDEALLSEEENLLIINRLHQVLRPFVLRRLKHKVENQLPSKIERLIRCEASSYQKLLMKRVEDNLGSIGNSKSRSVHNSVMELRNICNHPYLSQLHAEEVDNYIPKHYLPPIIRLCGKLEMLDRLLPKLKETDHRVLFFSTMTRLLDVMEEYLTLKQYRYLRLDGHTSGGDRGALIDLFNKPDSPYFIFLLSIRAGGVGVNLQAADTVILFDTDWNPQVDLQAQARAHRIGQKKDVLVLRFETVQTVEEQVRASAEHKLGVANQSITAGFFDNNTSAEDRREYLESLLRECKKEEAAPVLDDDALNDVLARSESELDVFEDIDRKRKEYELATWKKLMLGQAADGSDVVIPPLPSRLVTDEDLKQFYEAMKISEDVPKREVESNGVKRKGGGLGGLDTQHYGRGKRAREVRSYEEQWTEEEFEKLCQAETPDSPKVKVAELSYPTNTSSSGVSATVTQPAPVPRVAPILPPVESLPVQHVKEMTPPAKRGRGRPKRIASDKSPAAIIPPIPSGIVEVDMQSNKGNMSVHLTSSASDSVGHSAQVTGVGGPIQQSTTGVVANVPPATPMPTIPLNSRLAATPMPTNSGPMPQSNTEVAANTLPATPMPSQSAAASVSAPIQAKGQGRKTQSGGEGHRRRGKKQAVMSPPVPGGSVGPDVKVNEQLEDKLVSPSSGQGIPQSETPSSGQGISQSETPSSGQGISQSETPSSGQGIPQSETPSSGQGIPLSETPSSGQGIPQSETVPSFAAVHAPTTVSGSASSNFGNDNLGVGVVLNSQLSLPLPSVSTVAQTAPSYPSVQMQSKGGQVRKSQLSAGASRRRGKKQATMSSPVPVVLGVLCHQDMDQTPNLPISPGIVSGDKATELKSLQENNVQESKCIVQDQASQSNRDLKSLEGSDDAQQAVVLPSCKDSSHSTFNSPGQDLEKAKHADVHDSSVKIKSSEATPTPSKVEVCTNSGNGNLFVKTLATIEVTKDQFSDGKTHQTVVTSKTSPLVVDTSTTSLAGSAATESISQSVDPGTTKIVPSISSTTYPSTPGSESYPSSYESLSAKRQGRKTQNRVQPPRRRGKNSAPVLPVVPVALVAQDPKLIQHAQSSSVNSLVGNATNSAQNKQQKVASIRTDSAPVSSDKIPAFGRIPNVNDVARVMKEVFSGTCLPKPKAHDPIGNEDRNTPFIHVTSKAAVDASGSQSVDDKACSDTATAGAACHNVTVAVNDHEKQSEAASNMQSPEVKSSLDMPTAGALSPTPALPVNENKQQSSIVSDKKVVLENVALPNVSKPETICYGEVKEKDEQTQHYIGNSTTQSEMKALDISPLNDGQKIDSCSERLPTGCGSTDLSTETSPHQIGSSTISKPSLDMPTAGALSPTPALPVNENKQQSSIVSDKKVILENVALPNVSKPETICYGEVKEKDEQTQHYIGNSTTQSEMKALDISPLNDGQKIDSCSERLPTGCGPTDLSTETSPHQIGSSTISPGAEPLLVDDHNLGSQSDSLEKCSRSSPIDIHGTECPVIPLAPENFSNNPESVQADICIQSHSSANKAPDITEDTYNEKLEPSEPSSSFACADDSRLLGQAEILSDQPKVTPPSPATDPHSRTMVLSCISESAEINSRSETDSSLKASSELSPEEGIVGYKISASADHDRNSTAEPPNLSLDPASPLLDPESRIRNHSPKALETSVKQHSEPVSEKGGLESPKAVQAQMHPDASVPADLRDMPLVESFSESLSQERRDMGDSVSEAVVTDIVGVSGIDSIGGGNLSETAVLPPLTLVEEQNRGLVPLEESMEKAVVKCSGVQEEAKVDKVETDDQMDSFTKGVCTSSSSSDNSKDSKIEQGDHCIFEIGDDTLKSLSPSVKKEEGFSSLGNDCSEGHSMSPRVSLCSDDSFGKPGVRQVDELITVTDTVQPSLSQLKEEDNIGVSSENKSVAVSVSLNDTEGSNADQNNCSDRLQSGHILPENQDLEINKRTEDFPVTVSHSSEYEFSMKGKNLEVEITDQIDATQISEVEDDPQRLTSKNMDAPLSCSPVKEDNVDLSIQEDNVASPPSCLPMKEDNVDVLIQEDNVASPPSCSPVKEDNVDVLIQDEKLDPLILEGSSSDGTKDSIANPLPQEKSECSEAEIVHQIKVSDCDTVGSGLASKSTELHSSLVMEEDKVDVSSETYNKESNPLEAEIDHQIEASTDISGSCAAEIVSVSQVPNSSASIEKEEGLSEKAIDGITAGMQAAVGDGMDISSICSSAAVSEHVECLSEKDLIGNSEADATKQKDQVLQEENAPKDGEIKE; via the exons CAGCCAAGCTGGCTACTAAACTCTATGTG ATACTACAACATATGAAATCGAGCGGGAAGGAACATTCAATGCCATATCAAGTGATATCAAG GGCGATGGAGACTGTCATCAACCAACATGGTCTTGATATCGAAGCATTGAAGTCATCACGTCTTCCTTTGACTGGTGGTCCTCAAATAG GATCTTCTTCACAAGCAGTGGGTGGTGCACAGGATTCCAGAGCAGGCTTGGCTGAAAACGAGGCTCCCAAAATGGAACCCTTTGCATCTGGTCGACCACCAATTGCCCCAACTGGAGGAGCTCCTGATTATTATCAAGGAACTGTAGCTCAGAGGAGTAATCAATCTTTTGATCAAGAAAGTCCATCTAGTTTGGATTCTAGGTCTGCTAACTCACAGTCACAAGACAGACGTGATACTGCCAATCGGGACAAACAGGTGAATCAAAAGGATGGTAAGAAAGCTATCACAAAAAGAAAGAGGGGAGATTCAACGTCACCGGTGGAAATGCATGTTGACAGTTCTTCTCTAGTGGAACCTCGCAACACTGGTGTTAATACAAGGAAGGGTAAAATGACCAAGGCTGAACCATCAGATGGTAATCCAGTTAAAAGTGGTGAAATGACCAACTTTAACATGGCTTCAAATAATAGTCAATTGGAGAATATTTCGACCTTGTCCGGTAACATGAAAACAATGCTTAGGGCAAACCAAGAAGGTCATCATTTATTGGGAAAGCAAACCGATTTGACAAAGATTGGCAATCCAATGGCGCGAGCTCCAAATTCGAAGTATCCAGAAGACATGGAAGTTTCCTCTGCACATATTGCTCCCGGGAAGCTGCAAG GTGCTTATACTAGGGCTCATGGAGGAATGGCGGTTCCTTCTAATGTGTCTGCCATGAATGAACCGGTTTTCTCAAGCTCAATGCAATATGGTGGTCCTCTTGATCGTGATGGGGGGAATTCAACTACTTTAGCTGATGGACATAAAATATCTCAG ATTGGCAGACAAAATAGTGGCTCAGAAATGACTATGCTTAGACAAAGTATCCCCCCTAGAGATACAGGAAAATCCCCCATCCCTGCTGCTGCATCATCTACTATGCCTTTCAAAGAACAACAGTTAAAACAGCTTCGAGCTCAGTGCCTTGTTTTTCTAGCATTTAG AAATGGTTTAGCGCCAAAGAAACTACATCTTGAAGTTGCATTTGGAACCACTTTTTCTAATCAAG ATGGTTCTAATAAAGATCAGAATGACCCCAAAGGAAAGTCACAGTCTCTCCATGAACCTGGTAACACACCAGGGGTCATAATGCCATTTGGAAGTTCGAGCAATGTGAGACAGACTGATAAAAACCCTCCAGGGTCCTCCTCTGCCGGAAATTTTCTGGAGGCCGAGTCTTTGGTGATGGGAACTAAGAGCCCAAGAATGTTAGAAGACAAAGGTAACCTTCATTCTGACATCCAGACATCTTCAGAAGACAGAAAACATCTAGCCGCAAAAAGAGATGTTGAAAGACGAATCCAAGATAGAGTGGTTGCACAATCTTCTTCAGCCACTCCATACCAGCAGAAAGATTCTTCAAGTACAAGGGGTATTGTTGGTAATAGTCATTTGGATGATGTTGACAATGGTAACCTGCAGGCTGGAAGGGCTAACCAACCTTCTGTTGTAGGCCCGAATAACTGGACTGGATTTACTGGTCCTAGTGAGGCTTCAAAAGGTTCTCCACAGGTCTCCACTATTCAACATGAGCTGCCTATTGAAAGAAGAGAGAATATTCCTAGTCAGTTTCACAATTCTATTAAGCACTTGAATTCTTATTCTTTACAAGAGCACTGGAAACCTGTTCCAGGGATCAATAGCAATCCCCATGGAGTAACCATGATGAAGGATGGAAATTTATTGGGCAAAAATGTTTCTGCAG AGCAAGGAGGGAATGAGAGGTTAGTATCAGCTGATTTGTCACCTTCTCAAAAATATACAATGTTAGAGAGATGCATTATGGATCAGCAGAAAAAGAGGCTTCTAGTTGAGCAAAAATGGGTGCAAAAACAGCAGAAAGCAAACGAAAGAATGACTACATGTTTTCACAAGTTAAag GAAAATGTGAGCTCAAGTGAAGATATTTCTGCTAAAACAAAAAGTGTCATAGAGTTGAAAAAACTTCAATTATTAGAGCTCCAACGTCGACTTCGGAG TGATTTTCTGAATGATTTTTTCAAACCAATTACAACTGAGGTGGAACATTTGAAATCGATTAAGAAACATAGGCATGGTAGGAGAGTCAAACAACTTGAAAGGTATGAACAGAAAATGAAGGAAGAACGACAAAAACGGATTCGCGAGAGGCAGAAGGAGTTTTTCAGTGAGATAGAAGTTCACAA GGAAAAACTTGATGATGTATTCAAAATCAAGAGAGAACGGTCGAAGGGTTTCAATAGATATGTGAAGGAGTTCCACAAAAGAAAAGAACGTATTCATCGTGAGAAAATTGATAGAATCCAGCGGGAGAAGATTAATTTGCTAAAAATAAACGATGTGGAAGGTTATCTTCGAATGGTACAG GATGCAAAATCAGATCGTGTGAAGCAACTCCTTAAAGCGACTGAAAAGTACCTTCAAAAGCTTGGGTCCAAGCTTCAGGAAGCAAAGGCTGCTGCAGGGCGTTTTGGGCATGACGTGGATGAGACAGGAAGTACCAGTTTTCTTGAGAATAGTGAAACTACTTTGGTAGACGAGGATGAGAGTGATCAGGCAAAG CATTACATGGAAAGTAATGAGAAGTATTATAAGATGGCCCACAG TATAAAGGAGAGCATTGCAGAGCAGCCATCTAGTCTGCAAGGCGGAAAATTAAGAGA ATATCAAATGAATGGTCTGAGGTGGCTGGTTTCGTTATATAACAATCATTTGAATGGAATCCTCGCCGATGAAATGGGACTTGGTAAAACAGTTCAG gtGATTTCTCTAATTTGCTACCTGATGGAAACCAAAAATGATAGAGGACCATTCCTTGTGGTCGTACCCTCTTCTGTTCTACCTGGTTGGGAGTCAGAGATAAACTTTTGGGCTCCTAGTGTTAATAAAATTGTCTATGCTGGACCGCCAGAGGAGAGGCGTCGGTTATTCAA GGAAAGGATTGTTCACCAGAAATTCAATGTTCTTTTGACAACATACGAATATCTGATGAACAAGCATGATAGACCAAAGCTGAGCAAAGTGCATTGGCACTATATAATAATTGATGAAGGTCACCGCATAAAGAATGCTTCTTGCAAGTTGAATGCTGACTTGAAACACTACCAGAGCTTTCACAGATTGCTGTTAACTGGAACACCATTGCAg AACAATCTTGAAGAACTCTGGGCACTACTTAACTTCTTGTTGCCTAACATATTCAATTCATCAGAGGATTTCTCTCAATGGTTTAATAAGCCATTTGAGAGTGCTGGAGATAACTCACCCGATGAA GCTTTACTGTCTGAGGAGGAGAATCTCTTGATCATTAATCGTCTGCACCAAGTTTTGAGACCATTTGTACTTCGGAGGCTTAAACACAAG GTTGAAAATCAGCTGCCTTCGAAGATTGAGAGACTTATAAGATGCGAGGCGTCTTCATATCAAAAACTTTTGATGAAGAGAGTGGAAGACAATCTTGGTTCTATTGGCAATTCAAAG TCTCGATCAGTACACAACTCTGTCATGGAGCTTCGAAATATATGCAATCATCCTTATCTCAGCCAGCTGCATGCAGAGGAG GTAGATAACTATATACCCAAGCATTATCTGCCGCCAATTATTAGACTTTGTGGGAAGCTTGAGATGTTGGACCGCTTATTACCTAAATTGAAGGAAACAGATCACCGG GTTCTTTTCTTTTCGACGATGACTAGGCTTTTGGATGTTATGGAAGAATACTTAACTTTAAAACAGTATCGGTACCTCCGGTTAGATGGGCATACATCAGGAGGTGATCGCGGTGCTCTGATTGATCTATTTAACAAACCTGATTCTCCATATTTTATCTTCTTACTCag CATTCGAGCCGGTGGTGTTGGAGTGAATCTTCAAGCTGCTGATACAGTGATTTTATTTGACACCGATTGGAATCCCCAG GTTGACCTGCAAGCCCAGGCAAGGGCTCATAGAATTGGTCAAAAGAAGGATGTTCTTGTTCTTCGCTTTGAAACA GTACAAACTGTTGAAGAACAAGTCAGAGCTTCAGCTGAGCATAAACTTGGCGTTGCTAATCAGAGCATTACTGCTGGATTTTTTGACAATAATACAAG TGCTGAAGATCGAAGAGAATACTTGGAATCCCTTTTGCGTGAGTGTAAGAAAGAAGAGGCTGCACCTGTTTTGGATGATGATGCTCTAAATGATGTCTTAGCTCGCAG TGAATCAGAGTTAGACGTGTTTGAGGATATTGACAGAAAAAGGAAGGAATATGAGCTG GCTACATGGAAGAAATTGATGCTTGGACAAGCAGCTGATGGCTCTGATGTTGTTATTCCTCCCCTTCCTTCTCGACTTGTCACTGATGAAGACCTGAAACAGTTCTACGAAGCAATGAAGATATCTGAAGATGTGCCTAAGCGTGAGGTAGAATCTAATGGAGTAAAACGAAAGGGAGGTGGTCTTGGGGGCCTTGATACGCAACATTATGGCAGGGGAAAACGTGCAAGAGAg GTACGTTCATATGAAGAGCAATGGACAGAAGAGGAGTTTGAGAAGTTGTGTCAGGCTGAAACACCAGATTCACCCAAAGTAAAAGTGGCAGAGCTGAGCTATCCAACCAATACATCCAGCTCTGGTGTATCTGCTACTGTCACACAACCTGCACCTGTGCCCCGAGTGGCCCCAATATTGCCACCTGTCGAGAGTTTACCAGTACAGCATGTTAAAGAGATGACACCGCCGGCAAAACGTGGCCGCGGAAGACCAAAAAGAATTGCTTCAGATAAGTCACCAGCTGCAATAATCCCTCCAATACCTTCTGGAATTGTTGAAGTAGATATGCAGTCAAACAAGGGAAATATGTCTGTACATTTAACATCCTCTGCTTCTGATTCAGTTGGTCATTCTGCTCAAGTTACAGGTGTGGGCGGACCTATACAGCAGTCTACTACAGGAGTGGTTGCTAACGTACCTCCTGCCACTCCTATGCCTACTATTCCACTTAATTCTCGGTTAGCTGCAACTCCTATGCCTACTAATTCAGGACCTATGCCGCAGTCTAATACAGAAGTGGCTGCTAACACACTACCTGCCACTCCTATGCCTTCGCAGTCAGCTGCTGCTTCTGTTTCTGCACCTATTCAAGCTAAAGGACAAGGACGGAAAACACAGAGTGGTGGAGAAGGGCATAGACGTAGAGGGAAGAAGCAGGCTGTGATGTCACCTCCTGTACCTGGTGGTTCTGTTGGTCCTGATGTAAAGGTCAATGAGCAATTGGAAGATAAATTAGTAAGTCCTTCTTCAGGTCAGGGTATTCCCCAGAGTGAAACGCCTTCTTCAGGTCAGGGTATTTCCCAGAGTGAAACACCTTCTTCAGGTCAGGGTATTTCCCAGAGTGAAACGCCTTCTTCAGGTCAGGGTATTCCCCAGAGTGAAACGCCTTCTTCAGGTCAGGGTATTCCCCTGAGTGAAACGCCTTCTTCAGGTCAGGGTATTCCCCAGAGTGAAACTGTTCCTAGCTTTGCTGCTGTACACGCTCCAACTACCGTTTCAGGTTCTGCTTCTTCAAACTTTGGAAACGATAATTTGGGTGTTGGGGTTGTTTTGAATTCTCAGCTATCCCTTCCTTTGCCCTCTGTTTCTACTGTGGCTCAAACTGCCCCCAGTTATCCATCCGTACAGATGCAAAGTAAAGGGGGGCAAGTTAGAAAGTCACAACTTAGTGCTGGAGCTTCTCGGCGTAGAGGAAAGAAACAGGCAACAATGTCATCACCAGTTCCAGTTGTTTTAGGTGTTTTATGTCATCAGGACATGGATCAAACTCCTAATTTACCAATTTCACCAGGCATTGTATCAGGTGATAAAGCCACTGAATTGAAAAGCTTGCAGGAGAACAATGTTCAAGAATCAAAATGTATCGTCCAGGATCAAGCATCACAAAGTAATCGGGATTTAAAATCATTGGAAGGATCAGACGATGCCCAGCAGGCAGTGGTCTTGCCTTCGTGTAAAGATAGTAGTCATAGTACATTCAATTCTCCAG GGCAAGATTTAGAGAAGGCTAAGCATGCTGATGTTCATGATTCTTCTGTGAAGATTAAATCTTCTGAAGCCACCCCCACTCCTTCTAAAGTTGAAGTTTGCACTAATTCAGGGAATGGAAATTTATTTGTCAAAACATTGGCTACTATTGAGGTTACAAAAGATCAATTTTCGGATGGTAAAACTCATCAAACAGTTGTAACTTCAAAAACCTCCCCTTTGGTTGTCGACACTTCAACTACTTCCTTGGCTGGTAGTGCAGCTACAGAAAGCATTAGTCAATCTGTAGATCCTGGGACTACAAAGATTGTTCCCAGTATATCAAGCACTACTTATCCTTCTACACCAGGCTCTGAATCTTATCCAAGCTCATATGAATCTTTGTCAGCCAAAAGGCAAGGTCGTAAAACTCAAAACAGAGTGCAGCCACCACGGCGCCGGGGAAAAAATTCAGCTCCAGTTTTACCTGTTGTTCCCGTTGCTCTTGTTGCCCAAGATCCTAAATTAATTCAACATGCCCAGAGTTCATCAGTGAATTCATTGGTGGGCAATGCCACCAATTCTGCTCAAAATAAGCAACAGAAAGTCGCATCGATAAGGACTGACAGTGCACCTGTATCCTCAGATAAGATTCCTGCTTTTGGCAGAATACCTAATGTCAATGATGTTGCACGGGTAATGAAGGAAGTTTTCTCTGGAACTTGTTTGCCAAAACCTAAAGCACATGATCCTATTGGGAACGAAGATAGAAACACACCTTTTATACATGTCACGTCTAAAGCTGCAGTGGATGCCTCTGGTAGCCAGAGTGTGGATGATAAAGCTTGTTCTGATACAGCAACTGCTGGGGCAGCGTGCCATAATGTTACTGTTGCAGTGAATGATCATGAAAAACAATCAGAAGCGGCATCCAATATGCAGAGTCCAGAAGTAAAATCAAGTTTAGATATGCCAACTGCTGGAGCACTGAGCCCAACACCAGCCTTGCCAGTGAATGAGAACAAGCAACAATCCAGCATTGTATCTGACAAAAAAGTAGTTCTTGAGAATGTGGCTCTGCCTAATGTCAGTAAGCCTGAAACTATTTGTTATGGTGAAGTTAAAGAAAAGGATGAACAAACACAACATTATATTGGAAACTCAACTACTCAGAGTGAAATGAAGGCTCTTGATATATCTCCACTTAATGATGGCCAAAAGATTGACAGCTGTTCTGAGAGGCTTCCTACTGGTTGTGGCTCCACTGATTTAAGTACAGAGACCTCCCCCCATCAGATAGGTTCATCTACGATTTCTAAACCAAGTTTAGATATGCCAACTGCTGGAGCACTGAGCCCGACACCAGCCTTGCCAGTGAATGAGAACAAGCAACAATCCAGCATTGTATCTGACAAAAAAGTAATTCTTGAGAATGTGGCTCTGCCTAATGTCAGCAAGCCTGAAACTATTTGTTATGGTGAAGTTAAAGAAAAGGATGAACAAACACAACATTATATTGGAAACTCAACTACTCAGAGTGAAATGAAGGCTCTTGATATATCTCCACTTAATGATGGCCAAAAGATTGACAGCTGTTCTGAGAGGCTTCCTACTGGTTGTGGCCCCACTGATTTAAGTACAGAGACCTCCCCCCATCAGATAGGTTCATCTACGATTTCTCCTGGTGCTGAACCTCTTTTGGTGGATGATCATAATCTTGGAAGCCAATCTGACTCTTTAGAGAAGTGTTCAAGATCTTCTCCCATTGATATTCATGGCACAGAATGCCCAGTAATTCCATTGGCACCAGAAAATTTTAGTAATAATCCCGAGTCTGTTCAGGCTGATATCTGCATTCAGAGTCATTCCTCTGCAAACAAAGCTCCTGATATCACAGAGGACACTTATAATGAAAAATTGGAGCCTTCTGAACCATCTTCGTCCTTTGCTTGTGCTGATGATTCTAGGTTATTGGGTCAGGCTGAAATTTTGAGTGATCAACCAAAAGTGACACCACCTAGTCCTGCAACAGATCCTCATTCAAGGACAATGGTACTCTCTTGTATTTCTGAAAGTGCTGAAATTAATTCTAGAAGTGAAACTGACTCATCTTTAAAAGCGTCTTCTGAACTCTCTCCTGAAGAGGGAATTGTTGGGTATAAAATTTCTGCATCTGCTGACCATGATAGAAATAGTACTGCTGAGCCTCCGAATTTGAGCTTGGATCCTGCATCACCTTTGCTGGATCCTGAGAGTCGGATTAGAAATCATTCTCCAAAGGCATTAGAAACCTCCGTGAAACAGCATTCAGAGCCAGTTTCTGAAAAGGGAGGTCTTGAAAGCCCCAAAGCTGTTCAAGCTCAGATGCATCCAGATGCATCAGTACCTGCTGATCTGCGTGACATGCCGCTGGTTGAGAGCTTTTCGGAGTCCCTCTCCCAGGAAAGAAGGGATATGGGCGATTCAGTAAGTGAAGCTGTTGTCACCGATATAGTGGGTGTTTCCGGAATTGATAGTATTGGGGGAGGAAATTTGTCTGAAACTGCAGTTCTGCCCCCATTGACCTTGGTAGAAGAGCAAAATAGGGGCTTAGTCCCGCTAGAGGAGTCAATGGAGAAGGCCGTGGTTAAATGCTCTGGAGTCCAGGAGGAAGCAAAAGTTGATAAAGTGGAAACTGATGATCAAATGGACTCATTCACAAAGGGCGTATGTACCAGTTCATCATCATCAGATAATTCGAAAGATTCTAAAATTGAGCAGGGTGATCACTGTATATTTGAGATTGGAGATGATACATTGAAGAGCTTATCACCTTCGGTAAAGAAGGAAGAGGGGTTCAGTTCATTGGGTAATGATTGTTCAGAAGGCCATTCAATGTCTCCAAGGGTTTCATTGTGCTCTGATGACTCATTTGGTAAACCGGGCGTTCGTCAAGTTGATGAATTAATAACTGTCACAGATACTGTCCAGCCGTCATTATCCCAATTGAAAGAGGAAGATAATATTGGGGTGTCATCTGAAAATAAATCAGTTGCGGTGTCTGTATCACTGAATGACACAGAGGGATCCAATGCAGATCAGAATAATTGTTCTGATAGGTTGCAATCTGGCCATATTTTGCCAGAAAATCAAGACTTGGAAATCAATAAAAGGACTGAAGATTTCCCAGTGACTGTCAGCCACTCTAGTGAGTATGAGTTCTCGATGAAAGGCAAAAACTTAGAAGTTGAAATTACTGATCAAATAGATGCTACTCAGATTTCTGAAGTTGAGGATGATCCACAAAGGCTTACTTCTAAAAACATGGATGCGCCGCTTTCTTGCTCACCAGTGAAGGAAGATAATGTTGATCTGTCAATTCAGGAAGATAATGTTGCTTCACCGCCTTCTTGCTTGCCGATGAAGGAAGATAATGTTGATGTATTAATTCAGGAAGATAATGTTGCTTCACCGCCTTCTTGCTCGCCGGTGAAGGAAGATAATGTTGATGTGTTAATTCAGGACGAAAAACTAGATCCTTTGATTCTAGAGGGGAGTAGTAGTGATGGCACCAAG GATTCTATTGCAAATCCTCTACCGCAAGAGAAATCAGAATGTTCTGAAGCTGAGATTGTTCATCAAATAAAGGTATCTGATTGTGACACGGTTGGTTCAGGATTGGCATCCAAAAGCACGGAATTACATTCTTCCTTGGTGATGGAGGAAGATAAAGTTGATGTATCATCTGAAACTTATAACAAG GAATCAAATCCTTTAGAAGCtgagattgatcatcaaattgAGGCATCTACAGATATTTCTGGAAGCTGTGCTGCTGAGATTGTAAGTGTATCTCAAGTCCCAAATTCCTCAGCATCAATCGAAAAGGAGGAAGGCTTATCTGAGAAAGCTATAGATGGAATCACTGCTGGAATGCAGGCTGCTGTAGGAGATGGAATGGATATTTCATCTATATGCTCTTCAGCAGCAGTGAGTGAGCATGTTGAGTGCTTGTCTGAGAAGGATTTAATTGGCAACTCTGAAGCTGATGCCACGAAACAGAAAGATCAAGTCTTGCAAGAAGAAAATGCACCGAAAGATGGAGAAATAAAGGAGTAA